In Burkholderiales bacterium, the following are encoded in one genomic region:
- a CDS encoding LamG domain-containing protein: MLAAIRKHLARIAVAALALLLLGSLALNVVIVQDLRVNAEPTPARSDFVAGKCSAPSLVGHWRFESLPDAVGDMAIDDSGYSNHARLEVARLPLSRLRYSPPAQAAGIDGRAVEVSGRQWLGAGNSDCFTTERFTVAVWIWLDEVGNVPTIVGKSAWPHNGWWLMTTTRGIQADDRYLDLGVAWPGGTAHVQSGYQVPLREWHHVVVTVDNLQREVQFFVDGKLVSRHTDVPRWHVNWDHELVIGDYDGSARWPWIGRIDDLRFYNHVLSEADCVALYRAEDIGLNTPPQKESRIQAIAPAS; encoded by the coding sequence ATGCTCGCCGCCATCCGAAAGCATCTCGCCCGCATTGCCGTGGCGGCGCTCGCGCTGCTGCTCCTGGGCTCGCTCGCGCTCAATGTCGTCATCGTGCAGGACCTGCGCGTCAACGCAGAGCCGACCCCGGCGCGGTCCGATTTCGTCGCGGGCAAGTGCAGCGCGCCGTCGCTCGTCGGCCACTGGCGCTTCGAAAGTCTGCCGGATGCGGTCGGCGACATGGCCATCGACGACAGCGGCTATTCGAACCATGCGCGCCTCGAAGTCGCCAGGCTGCCCCTTTCGCGGCTGCGCTACTCGCCGCCGGCGCAAGCCGCGGGCATCGACGGCCGGGCGGTCGAGGTCAGCGGCCGCCAATGGCTCGGCGCCGGCAACAGCGACTGCTTCACCACCGAGCGCTTCACGGTGGCGGTGTGGATCTGGCTGGACGAGGTCGGCAACGTGCCGACGATCGTCGGCAAGAGCGCGTGGCCTCACAACGGCTGGTGGCTGATGACGACCACGCGCGGCATCCAGGCCGACGATCGCTACCTCGATCTCGGCGTCGCATGGCCCGGCGGGACCGCGCACGTGCAGTCGGGCTATCAGGTGCCTTTGCGCGAATGGCATCACGTCGTCGTCACCGTCGACAACCTTCAGCGGGAGGTGCAGTTCTTCGTCGACGGCAAGCTCGTGTCGCGCCATACCGATGTGCCGAGATGGCACGTCAACTGGGACCACGAGCTGGTGATCGGCGATTACGACGGCTCGGCGCGCTGGCCGTGGATCGGCAGGATCGACGACCTGCGCTTCTACAACCACGTCCTCAGCGAAGCCGACTGCGTCGCGTTGTATCGCGCCGAGGACATCGGCTTGAACACCCCTCCGCAAAAAGAATCGCGCATTCAGGCGATTGCCCCGGCGTCATAA
- a CDS encoding isocitrate lyase/phosphoenolpyruvate mutase family protein, with translation MGLLTMDEMVDNAGRIAEAAGIPLIADADTGYDGPLDVRRTVRAYERAGVAAIHLEDQQWPSAARPISSGAS, from the coding sequence GTGGGGCTGCTCACGATGGACGAGATGGTCGACAACGCCGGGCGCATCGCGGAGGCCGCGGGCATTCCGCTGATCGCGGACGCCGACACCGGCTACGACGGGCCGCTCGACGTGCGCCGCACGGTGCGCGCGTACGAGCGCGCGGGTGTGGCCGCGATCCATCTCGAGGACCAGCAGTGGCCGTCGGCAGCACGCCCGATCAGTTCGGGCGCTTCATGA